The Dioscorea cayenensis subsp. rotundata cultivar TDr96_F1 chromosome 7, TDr96_F1_v2_PseudoChromosome.rev07_lg8_w22 25.fasta, whole genome shotgun sequence genome includes a region encoding these proteins:
- the LOC120265592 gene encoding splicing factor 3B subunit 6-like protein: MATISLRKGNTRLPPEVNRVLYVRNLPFNISSEEMYDIFGKYGAIRQIRLGTNKDTRGTAFVVYEDIYDAKTAVDHLSGFNVANRYLIVLYYQQAKMSKKQDTKKKEEEIMKMQEKYGLSSKDK; this comes from the coding sequence ATGGCGACGATAAGCTTGAGGAAGGGGAACACTCGGCTTCCGCCGGAGGTGAACCGTGTGCTTTACGTGCGCAACCTCCCGTTCAACATCTCGAGCGAGGAGATGTACGATATCTTCGGCAAATATGGAGCAATCCGCCAGATCCGGCTGGGCACAAACAAGGACACTCGCGGCACAGCCTTCGTTGTCTACGAGGACATCTACGACGCCAAGACCGCAGTCGACCATCTCTCGGGCTTCAACGTCGCCAATCGCTACCTCATCGTCCTTTATTACCAGCAAGCCAAGATGTCAAAGAAGCAGGAcacgaagaagaaggaggaagaGATCATGAAGATGCAAGAGAAGTATGGGCTATCATCCAAAGATAAGTAG
- the LOC120264287 gene encoding transcription factor TGA2.2-like isoform X1 produces MPSFVNSLPAAHAIDPEENNMHPSRASDFGVLQQTIGFRVEDAAILNQGTVIDPKSDSQAGPSDTLQFGAYSKPLAPTDIASLVSTVRPLTLPQQRGQQPNLASVSSGHFDNWGDSTMADTSPRTDTSTDVDHDDKNQRFDQGQPVAVVPSDSSDRSKEKTGDQKTLRRLAQNREAARKSRLRKKYVDCIFSLDGLWFCTPDTSVFHHLWIITGMAYVQQLESSRLKLTQLEQELQRARQQGIFISSSGDQAHSMSGNGAMTFDIEYARWLDEHNRQISELRSAVNSHASDNDLRSIVDGIMAHYDDIFKLKSAAAKADVFHLLSGMWKTPAERCFLWLGGFRSSELLKLLTRQLEPLTEQQLAGICNLQQSSQQAEDALSQGMEALQQSLAETLAGSLGPSGSSGNVANYMGQMAMAMGKLGTLENFIRQADNLRQQTLQQMHRILTTRQSARALLAINDYFSRLRALSSLWLARPKE; encoded by the exons ATGCCAAGCTTCGTCAACTCTTTGCCTGCGGCTCATGCAAT TGACCCAGAAGAAAACAATATGCACCCTTCTAGAGCTTCTGACTTTGGAGTGCTTCAACAGACCATTGGATTTCGTGTAGAGGATGCAGCTATACTAAATCAAG GCACTGTGATTGATCCAAAATCTGATAGTCAGGCTGGTCCTAGTGACACTCTTCAATTTGGTGCTTATAGTAAG CCTCTTGCTCCAACGGATATTGCTTCTCTAGTGTCTACAGTTAGGCCTTTGACATTGCCACAACAAAGGGGGCAACAACCTAATCTGGCATCAGTGTCTAGTGGCCACTTTGATAACTGGGGTGACTCGACCATGGCTGATACGAGCCCCAGAACTGATACTTCAACGGATGTGGACCATGATGACAAAAATCAAAGG TTTGATCAAGGGCAACCAGTAGCTGTTGTCCCTTCTGATTCAAGTGATCGATCAAAGGAGAAGACTGGGGATCAGAAA ACACTTCGTCGGCTGGCTCAAAATCGTGAGGCTGCTCGGAAAAGTCGCTTGAGGAAAAAG TATGTTGACTGCATTTTTTCCTTGGATGGACTGTGGTTTTGTACCCCTGATACAAGTGTTTTCCATCATCTTTGGATTATTACAGGAATG gcGTATGTGCAACAACTTGAGAGTAGCAGGCTGAAGCTTACCCAGCTAGAACAGGAGCTCCAAAGAGCTCGGCAGCAG GGCATTTTTATTTCTAGTTCAGGAGACCAGGCCCATTCCATGAGTGGAAATG GGGCAATGACCTTTGACATAGAGTATGCGCGATGGCTGGATGAACATAATAGGCAGATAAGTGAGTTAAGATCTGCAGTCAACTCTCATGCAAGTGACAATGATCTCCGTTCCATTGTTGATGGAATCATGGCACACTATGATGACATCTTTAAACTGAAAAGTGCTGCTGCCAAGGCTGATGTCTTCCATTTGTTATCTGGCATGTGGAAGACACCAGCAGAAAGGTGTTTTCTATGGCTCGGAGGCTTCCGGTCATCTGAGCTTCTTAAG CTACTTACTCGTCAGCTGGAGCCTCTCACAGAGCAGCAGTTGGCCGGGATTTGCAACCTTCAGCAGTCGTCACAACAAGCAGAAGATGCACTTTCACAAGGAATGGAAGCATTGCAACAGTCATTGGCAGAAACTTTGGCTGGGTCTCTTGGGCCGTCAGGGTCTTCAGGAAATGTTGCTAATTACATGGGTCAGATGGCAATGGCGATGGGAAAGCTGGGGACCCTTGAAAATTTTATCCGCCAG GCTGACAATCTTCGGCAGCAAACCCTGCAACAAATGCACCGGATATTGACAACACGCCAGTCTGCACGTGCGCTTCTTGCTATAAATGATTATTTCTCAAGATTACGGGCCTTGAGTTCTCTCTGGCTTGCTCGGCCGAAGGAATGA
- the LOC120264287 gene encoding transcription factor TGA2.2-like isoform X2, producing the protein MPSFVNSLPAAHAIDPEENNMHPSRASDFGVLQQTIGFRVEDAAILNQGTVIDPKSDSQAGPSDTLQFGAYSKPLAPTDIASLVSTVRPLTLPQQRGQQPNLASVSSGHFDNWGDSTMADTSPRTDTSTDVDHDDKNQRFDQGQPVAVVPSDSSDRSKEKTGDQKTLRRLAQNREAARKSRLRKKAYVQQLESSRLKLTQLEQELQRARQQGIFISSSGDQAHSMSGNGAMTFDIEYARWLDEHNRQISELRSAVNSHASDNDLRSIVDGIMAHYDDIFKLKSAAAKADVFHLLSGMWKTPAERCFLWLGGFRSSELLKLLTRQLEPLTEQQLAGICNLQQSSQQAEDALSQGMEALQQSLAETLAGSLGPSGSSGNVANYMGQMAMAMGKLGTLENFIRQADNLRQQTLQQMHRILTTRQSARALLAINDYFSRLRALSSLWLARPKE; encoded by the exons ATGCCAAGCTTCGTCAACTCTTTGCCTGCGGCTCATGCAAT TGACCCAGAAGAAAACAATATGCACCCTTCTAGAGCTTCTGACTTTGGAGTGCTTCAACAGACCATTGGATTTCGTGTAGAGGATGCAGCTATACTAAATCAAG GCACTGTGATTGATCCAAAATCTGATAGTCAGGCTGGTCCTAGTGACACTCTTCAATTTGGTGCTTATAGTAAG CCTCTTGCTCCAACGGATATTGCTTCTCTAGTGTCTACAGTTAGGCCTTTGACATTGCCACAACAAAGGGGGCAACAACCTAATCTGGCATCAGTGTCTAGTGGCCACTTTGATAACTGGGGTGACTCGACCATGGCTGATACGAGCCCCAGAACTGATACTTCAACGGATGTGGACCATGATGACAAAAATCAAAGG TTTGATCAAGGGCAACCAGTAGCTGTTGTCCCTTCTGATTCAAGTGATCGATCAAAGGAGAAGACTGGGGATCAGAAA ACACTTCGTCGGCTGGCTCAAAATCGTGAGGCTGCTCGGAAAAGTCGCTTGAGGAAAAAG gcGTATGTGCAACAACTTGAGAGTAGCAGGCTGAAGCTTACCCAGCTAGAACAGGAGCTCCAAAGAGCTCGGCAGCAG GGCATTTTTATTTCTAGTTCAGGAGACCAGGCCCATTCCATGAGTGGAAATG GGGCAATGACCTTTGACATAGAGTATGCGCGATGGCTGGATGAACATAATAGGCAGATAAGTGAGTTAAGATCTGCAGTCAACTCTCATGCAAGTGACAATGATCTCCGTTCCATTGTTGATGGAATCATGGCACACTATGATGACATCTTTAAACTGAAAAGTGCTGCTGCCAAGGCTGATGTCTTCCATTTGTTATCTGGCATGTGGAAGACACCAGCAGAAAGGTGTTTTCTATGGCTCGGAGGCTTCCGGTCATCTGAGCTTCTTAAG CTACTTACTCGTCAGCTGGAGCCTCTCACAGAGCAGCAGTTGGCCGGGATTTGCAACCTTCAGCAGTCGTCACAACAAGCAGAAGATGCACTTTCACAAGGAATGGAAGCATTGCAACAGTCATTGGCAGAAACTTTGGCTGGGTCTCTTGGGCCGTCAGGGTCTTCAGGAAATGTTGCTAATTACATGGGTCAGATGGCAATGGCGATGGGAAAGCTGGGGACCCTTGAAAATTTTATCCGCCAG GCTGACAATCTTCGGCAGCAAACCCTGCAACAAATGCACCGGATATTGACAACACGCCAGTCTGCACGTGCGCTTCTTGCTATAAATGATTATTTCTCAAGATTACGGGCCTTGAGTTCTCTCTGGCTTGCTCGGCCGAAGGAATGA
- the LOC120264735 gene encoding zinc finger CCCH domain-containing protein 14-like, which translates to MEPLSKRPRSEFDGPGFRHLAADGRDVGQQSFSPAGKPKPCMKFFSTSGCPFGESCHFLHFVPGGLSSLGVAPVASLSAASSAANQRKPAAGPGGDPSVTVNGFKTKLCNKFNTPEGCRFGDKCHFAHGESDLRPANNLSRGNRRPMSNGPLVRAPSPAFSNRPNPAGSPTLSVSEPNFASQGYVQLNEYGAPDNNDASAVYPAGPVECCGQVEDGDYLLT; encoded by the exons ATGGAGCCCCTCTCCAAGAGGCCGAGATCCGAATTCGATGGCCCGGGCTTCCGCCACCTTGCCGCAG ATGGAAGAGATGTTGGGCAGCAATCTTTTTCACCAGCTGGCAAGCCAAAACCTTGCATGAAATTTTTCAG TACATCTGGTTGCCCATTTGGTGAATCTTGTCACTTCCTCCATTTTGTGCCTGGGGGCCTCAGCTCTCTTGGTGTGGCACCTGTTGCCTCACTTTCTGCTGCATCTTCTGCTGCCAATCAGAGAAAGCCAGCAGCTGGCCCAGGTGGAGATCCTAGTGTTACAGTTAATGGATTCAAAACAAAGCTGTGCAATAAGTTTAATACGCCTGAGGGCTGCCGATTTGGTGACAAGTGCCATTTTGCTCACGGGGAAAGTGATTTGCGGCCAGCAAATAACTTGTCTCGAGGAAACAGAAGACCAATGTCCAATGGACCCCTAGTTCGTGCACCATCTCCAGCCTTCAGCAATAGGCCTAATCCAGCTGGCTCCCCGACCCTTTCTGTGTCTGAACCAAATTTCGCCTCTCAGGGCTATGTGCAACTAAATGAATACGGTGCTCCAGATAACAATGATGCCTCTGCTGTTTATCCGGCTGGACCT GTGGAGTGCTGTGGGCAGGTAGAAGATGGCGATTATCTTCTGACATGA